Proteins encoded within one genomic window of Cellulomonas flavigena DSM 20109:
- a CDS encoding SigE family RNA polymerase sigma factor: MPPLRGDRDQEFVAFVADSGPALARTAWLLCGDVHQADELVQQALVRTWLAWDRAREREPLAYARRVLANQRVSTWRRRSREVLAAAEHLPERAVEGGQSLHDDRDQLARALATLTPRQRRVVVLRHLEGLSEQEVADDLGISVGTVKSTASRALRQLRETMDRSTHGSAGPGAGGAR; encoded by the coding sequence GTGCCGCCCCTCCGTGGCGACCGGGACCAGGAGTTCGTCGCGTTCGTGGCGGACTCCGGTCCGGCGCTCGCACGGACCGCCTGGCTGCTGTGCGGTGACGTGCACCAGGCGGACGAGCTCGTGCAGCAGGCGCTCGTGCGCACGTGGCTGGCGTGGGACCGTGCACGCGAGCGTGAGCCGCTGGCGTACGCACGACGGGTGCTCGCGAACCAGCGGGTCTCGACGTGGCGACGGCGCAGCCGGGAGGTCCTCGCGGCGGCCGAGCACCTGCCGGAGCGCGCCGTGGAGGGCGGGCAGTCGCTGCACGACGACCGCGACCAGCTCGCCCGGGCGCTCGCGACGCTGACGCCCCGTCAGCGACGCGTGGTGGTGCTCCGGCATCTCGAGGGGCTGTCCGAGCAGGAGGTCGCCGACGACCTGGGCATCTCCGTGGGAACGGTGAAGTCGACGGCCTCGCGCGCGCTGCGGCAGCTGCGGGAGACGATGGACCGGTCCACGCACGGGTCCGCGGGTCCCGGTGCGGGAGGTGCGCGATGA
- a CDS encoding GNAT family N-acetyltransferase: MAPMTALDIRPVTVDDAGELLTLRRAAFVTEAQQYGDPNIPPLTQTLKELKADLGADGVITLGAWWGHRLVGSIRVLVEGTKATLGRFAVAPDLQGKGIGTELLSAILPTLPDGIEEVWVFTGRDSLQNIALYNKAGYEHQHDQTAGDLTYAYLRKLLGEGEAVQA, encoded by the coding sequence ATGGCGCCCATGACCGCCCTCGACATCCGCCCCGTGACCGTCGACGACGCGGGTGAGCTGCTCACGCTGCGCCGCGCCGCGTTCGTCACCGAGGCGCAGCAGTACGGCGACCCGAACATCCCGCCGCTGACGCAGACCCTCAAGGAGCTCAAGGCCGACCTGGGCGCGGACGGCGTCATCACGCTCGGCGCGTGGTGGGGACACCGTCTCGTCGGCTCGATCCGCGTCCTCGTCGAGGGCACCAAGGCGACGCTGGGCCGCTTCGCCGTCGCGCCGGACCTGCAGGGCAAGGGCATCGGCACGGAGCTGCTCTCGGCGATCCTGCCCACGCTGCCCGACGGCATCGAGGAGGTCTGGGTGTTCACCGGCCGCGACTCGCTGCAGAACATCGCCCTCTACAACAAGGCCGGCTACGAGCACCAGCACGACCAGACGGCCGGCGACCTCACGTACGCGTACCTGCGCAAGCTCCTCGGCGAGGGCGAGGCCGTCCAGGCCTGA